AAACCACAGGGAATGTCGTCAAACGACGTTCTGCAAAAGGTGAAACGTATTTTCCAAGCCAACAAAGCGGGGCATACCGGGGCGTTAGATCCTTTGGCAACAGGTATGTTGCCGATTTGTTTGGGTGAAGCAACTAAATTTTCCCAATTTTTGTTGGATTCGGATAAGCGTTATTTAGTAACCGCAAAATTAGGTGAAAGAACAGATACTTCCGATGCAGAAGGGAATATCGTTGAAACCAGAGAAGTAAATGTAACTGAAGCTGATATTCTAGCAAATTTGGAGCAATTTCGGGGCAATATTCTGCAAGTACCGACAATGTTCTCCGCTTTAAAACATAACGGCAAGCCGCTGTATGAATATGCACGAGCAGGCATTGCCATTGAGCGTGAAGCACGCCCGATTACGATTTTTGAGCTGAATTTTATTGAGTACAATGCACCGTTTTTAACGTTAGAAGTGTACTGCTCAAAAGGCACTTACATTCGTACCCTTATTGATGATCTA
The sequence above is a segment of the Mannheimia bovis genome. Coding sequences within it:
- the truB gene encoding tRNA pseudouridine(55) synthase TruB; the encoded protein is MSRPRKRGRDIHGVFLLDKPQGMSSNDVLQKVKRIFQANKAGHTGALDPLATGMLPICLGEATKFSQFLLDSDKRYLVTAKLGERTDTSDAEGNIVETREVNVTEADILANLEQFRGNILQVPTMFSALKHNGKPLYEYARAGIAIEREARPITIFELNFIEYNAPFLTLEVYCSKGTYIRTLIDDLGEVLGCGAHVTMLRRTAVANYPIDKMISYADLQNLAENQPLVELDKHLLAMDTAVSALAKINLTEQQTKAVGFGQRVRFDNPHQIYGLVRLYSDNAQFLGVAEVTRDNVIRPNRMINLTE